In a single window of the uncultured Dysgonomonas sp. genome:
- a CDS encoding Hsp20/alpha crystallin family protein, with protein MEDSILQFNNNSNFSSNLYSENKEQYENLYKECYPVVSYTNRSHDFIVDLFAAGFKDNELNVFVDNGILNVEGRQLYSGSHFLRSIKVPNYVDLHHYYYQIKNGHVKVIFPIEK; from the coding sequence ATGGAAGATTCTATTTTACAGTTTAATAATAATTCAAATTTTAGTTCAAATTTATATTCTGAGAATAAAGAACAATATGAGAATCTTTATAAAGAATGTTATCCGGTGGTCAGCTATACAAATCGGTCTCATGACTTTATTGTTGATCTTTTTGCCGCAGGGTTTAAAGACAATGAATTAAATGTCTTTGTTGATAATGGCATACTAAATGTGGAAGGACGACAATTATATTCAGGATCCCATTTTCTGCGAAGCATAAAGGTTCCCAACTATGTAGATTTACACCATTATTATTATCAAATAAAAAATGGGCATGTAAAAGTTATTTTCCCTATTGAAAAATAA
- a CDS encoding Hsp20/alpha crystallin family protein translates to MSLVRFRDNFPTLFDRFFENDWFDLGNRSYSTTNTTLPSVNIKEGNENFEVEVAAPGFCREDFKVELSHDLLTVSSDKKVMNETKDDQQFTRREFSYQSFSRSFTLPNIADSEKIEAKYENGILKIVIPKKDGAKSNPVRQILIE, encoded by the coding sequence ATGTCATTAGTTAGATTTAGAGACAATTTCCCAACATTATTCGATCGCTTCTTTGAAAATGATTGGTTTGATTTGGGAAACCGTAGTTATTCTACGACAAACACAACATTGCCATCTGTAAATATCAAGGAAGGTAACGAAAATTTTGAGGTAGAAGTTGCCGCCCCTGGCTTTTGCCGGGAAGATTTCAAAGTTGAACTCAGCCATGATCTTCTTACTGTTTCATCAGATAAAAAAGTAATGAATGAAACTAAAGATGATCAGCAATTTACCCGCAGAGAGTTCAGTTATCAGTCATTTAGCCGCTCCTTTACACTACCCAATATTGCCGATAGTGAAAAGATTGAAGCTAAATATGAAAACGGAATTTTAAAAATAGTTATACCGAAGAAAGATGGTGCTAAGTCCAATCCTGTTCGTCAGATTTTAATTGAATAG
- a CDS encoding RNA-binding protein encodes MNIFIAGLSYDVNDTDLNTLFEEYGAINSAKVIMDRNTSRSKGYGFVEMDNSEEANKAISELNGAEYDGRTISVSEARPRQEKSNNSYANNRGGYNNRY; translated from the coding sequence ATGAACATTTTTATTGCAGGTTTGAGTTACGATGTTAACGATACCGATTTAAACACTCTTTTTGAGGAGTATGGAGCGATCAATTCAGCTAAAGTTATTATGGACCGTAATACCAGCAGATCTAAAGGTTACGGATTTGTTGAAATGGATAACAGCGAAGAAGCTAATAAAGCAATCTCAGAATTGAACGGAGCTGAATATGACGGAAGAACTATTTCTGTTTCTGAAGCAAGACCCCGTCAGGAAAAAAGTAACAACTCTTACGCAAATAATAGGGGTGGTTATAACAACAGATATTGA
- a CDS encoding RelA/SpoT domain-containing protein, with protein MNDKLIDETVKRYIREYDRYKKLADIVFSMCQNIVQKNLTIRATVQHRAKSPASLAEKLRKTNKYKSVDSVFEGISDLAGVRIITYQEVDRAKVVNEIKQIFVGKFEKPIRIEVKDKNGDNGKYYKATHCQVALPSEYLIENFNLKNTTCEIQVCSLLSHVYNEIEHDLQYKPRTGNLSNEEKLLIDQLALITESGDTVIRKLLEATNDRLKKHKGEFVDVHDFAVRMGELLKVGESFSNNAGLLYDQFVSMRLNSPETIMSTLLNHGEDLVDAAIQQYEIFSQYIATRKINITIDKNSSDLLLLLLLRKKVAVILKDNTFISENNRTLRLRQIAQLYQDMLLT; from the coding sequence ATGAATGACAAGCTAATCGATGAAACTGTTAAGAGGTATATCAGAGAATACGACCGTTATAAAAAACTGGCTGATATAGTTTTTAGTATGTGTCAAAACATAGTCCAGAAAAACCTGACTATACGGGCTACCGTCCAACATCGGGCAAAGAGTCCGGCAAGCCTGGCCGAAAAATTAAGAAAAACCAATAAATATAAATCGGTAGATAGTGTATTTGAGGGTATAAGTGATCTGGCGGGCGTACGTATTATCACTTATCAGGAAGTAGATCGGGCTAAGGTAGTAAATGAAATCAAACAGATATTTGTCGGCAAGTTTGAAAAGCCTATCAGAATAGAGGTTAAAGATAAAAACGGGGATAACGGCAAATACTATAAAGCTACACATTGCCAGGTAGCTTTACCTTCAGAATATTTAATTGAAAATTTCAACTTAAAAAACACAACTTGTGAAATACAGGTCTGCAGCCTTTTATCTCATGTATATAATGAGATAGAGCATGATTTGCAATATAAGCCACGTACGGGAAATTTATCTAATGAGGAGAAACTACTGATCGATCAATTGGCTTTAATTACCGAATCGGGAGACACTGTTATTCGAAAACTTTTAGAGGCTACAAATGACAGGCTGAAAAAGCATAAAGGAGAGTTTGTAGATGTGCATGATTTTGCTGTCCGGATGGGAGAATTGTTAAAAGTCGGGGAATCTTTCTCGAATAATGCAGGGTTATTATATGATCAATTCGTCAGTATGAGACTAAATTCACCTGAAACAATTATGTCTACTCTACTAAATCATGGGGAGGATCTTGTTGATGCAGCTATCCAGCAATATGAGATATTCTCCCAATATATTGCTACCAGAAAAATCAATATTACAATAGATAAAAATTCGTCTGACTTATTGTTGCTATTATTGTTGAGAAAGAAAGTTGCTGTAATATTAAAGGATAATACATTTATTTCTGAAAATAACAGGACATTGCGTTTAAGACAAATTGCACAGCTTTATCAGGATATGCTGTTGACGTAA